Proteins encoded by one window of Astatotilapia calliptera chromosome 13, fAstCal1.2, whole genome shotgun sequence:
- the LOC113035189 gene encoding protein FAM161A has protein sequence MAAMYRSPSLGNKELVALYGGERDHYFDKDEDCISEECDLDSECSEEGKDGRGIRSSLSLEIVGLQREQHVYFSNQEYYRRLEELKSNHLRNMAELERMYISQGKERHGGGDNACLGRNKEARQLLSGPARRLQRINSQEELDFQESSSGSDQSELCGEDSIGELDWTPSQEQIFERDVLLSPERMTSQNRFRFQPNTSCPKPQARVSDQAGARILPNSKVTVPKPFQMMLREEERKKHKVRTRSEIELENTLLRQELEELRECQKKFRASPAPAHIHLPLYEIISRRNSQRSNQSRSNTNNNRNMDATSTQTSTALSPQPFQFLERERRKKEARIVAELGKFGERIERHNFKAKPMPTSIYGTRHREGTMTTSHDPYTQIFYKMEREANESQSDQSSDLELDMHQSDSSLDSCRSQRSPSSKPMKKQIQLSIEMVKERETPITDPSGCNICLSQQLGGPELLLSNKGVLSV, from the exons aTGGCAGCTATGTACCGATCACCCTCTCTGGGAAACAAAGAATTAGTGGCTCTGTACGGAGGGGAAAGAGATCATTATTTTGACAAGGATGAGGACTGTATCAGTGAG GAATGTGACCTGGACTCGGAGTGCAGTGAGGAAGGAAAAGACGGGAGAGGCATTCGCAGCTCTCTGTCACTGGAAATCGTTGGTCTGCAGAGGGAGCAGCATGTTTACTTCTCCAACCAGGAGTACTACAGGAGGCTGGAGGAGCTGAAGAGCAATCACCTGAGGAACATGGCTGAGTTGGAGAGGATGTACATCAGCCAAGGCAAGGAAAGGCATGGAGGGGGCGATAACGCATGTCTGGGAAGAAACAAAGAGGCCAGGCAGCTCCTCAG TGGCCCTGCCAGGAGACTCCAGAGGATCAACTCCCAGGAGGAGCTGGACTTCCAGGAGTCATCAAGTGGCTCGGACCAGTCGGAGCTCTGTGGAGAGGACAGCATTGGGGAGCTGGACTGGACTCCCAGCCAGGAGCAAATTTTTGAGAG AGACGTGCTGCTGAGCCCAGAGAGGATGACGAGCCAGAACCGGTTTCGCTTCCAGCCCAATACCTCCTGTCCGAAACCGCAGGCAAGAGTGTCCGATCAAGCTGGTGCCAGAATTCTGCCCAACTCCAAAGTCACTGTTCCCAAACCTTTCCAGATGATGCtaagagaagaggagaggaagaagcaCAAAGTGCGCACACGTTCAGAGATTGAGCTGGAGAACACGCTGCTGAGGCAGGAGTTGGAAGAGCTCCGAGAATGCCAGAAAAAGTTCCGGGCGTCACCTGCTCCGGCACACATACACCTGCCTCTCTATGAAATTATCAGCCGTCGCAATAGTCAACGGTCAAACCAAAGCAGAAGCAACACCAACAATAACAGGAACATGGATGCTACAAGCACCCAGACCTCTACTGCACTCTCACCACAGCCTTTTCAGTTtttggagagagaaaggaggaagaaggaGGCCAGGATTGTGGCAGAGCTTGGAAAGTTTGGTGAGAGAATTGAGCGACATAACTTCAAGGCAAAGCCAATGCCCACATCTATTTATGGCACCAGACACAGAGAGGGCACCATGACTACAAGCCATGATCCCTACACTCAAATCTTCTACAAAATGGAAAGAGAAGCTAATGAGAGCCAAAGTGATCAAAGCTCAGACCTGGAGCTTGATATGCACCAATCCGACTCCTCTCTCGACTCCTGCAGGTCCCAAAGAAGTCCTTCTTCCAAGCCAATGAAGAAGCAAATACAGCTGTCCATTGAGAtggtgaaggagagagagaccCCTATCACTGACCCCAGCGGCTGCAACATCTGCTTGTCTCAACAGCTGGGTGGCCCAGAGCTTCTGctcagtaacaaaggtgttctCAGTGTGTGA